The sequence CATACAAGTACTGGCCGGCGGCACCGACCTCATTCCTTCTCTGCGCCAAAAGCTTTTCGAGCCTCAGTATGTGCTTGATCTGCGCGGTCTCGCCGAGCTACGTGGAATTCGCTCTAACGGCAACGGAGTAGAAATCGGCGCGCTTACTACGCTCACCGAGATCGAACGCTCCGCATTTTTGCGACAGCATTACCCAGTGCTAACCCAGGCTGCGGCCACAGTCGCCTCGCCTATCCTGCGCAACATGGGCACGATCGGCGGCAATATTTGCCTGGACACTCGCTGTCTCTGGTATAACCAGTCGCTCACCTGGCGCAAGGGCTGCGGCTTCTGTATCAAAAAAGACGGTGACCTCTGCCACGTCGCCCCCGGTGGAGATGACTGCTGGGCGGCCTTTTCCGGCGACACACCGCCGGCCTTGCTCTGCCTTGATGCGGAAATTGAAATTGCCAGCCCAGGGGGGAAGCGGCGCCTGCCGCTCTCTGATTTCTACACCGGCATTGGCGATAACTATCGCAAACTCGAGAAAAGCGAACTGCTAACGCGAGTTTTCCTCCCGCAGTCCACGGCCGACTATCACGGCGCTTATCGAAAGCTGCGAATTCGCGGCTCCATCGATTATCCTTTGGCGGGTGTGGCGGTGGCACTGCGCGGTAACGGGCACATTGAAGACGCGCGGGTTGCGATTACTGCTGTGAACCCGGCGCCGGTGCTGGTCAAGGGCGCGCGTGAGGCGCTTGAGGGCAAGACGCTCGATGAAGAGCTTGCCATGCATGTTGGCGACCTGGCAGCGCGCACCGCCAAGCCGCTGACCACATCAGCGCTGACGCCTGAATATCGTCGCGAGATGATTCGCGTCTTCACCAAGCGCACGCTGCTCGCGGCAATGAGAACTGCTCTTTGATC comes from Terriglobales bacterium and encodes:
- a CDS encoding FAD binding domain-containing protein; this translates as MSLPAFKLLRPRSIAEAIDYLAEHAPNIQVLAGGTDLIPSLRQKLFEPQYVLDLRGLAELRGIRSNGNGVEIGALTTLTEIERSAFLRQHYPVLTQAAATVASPILRNMGTIGGNICLDTRCLWYNQSLTWRKGCGFCIKKDGDLCHVAPGGDDCWAAFSGDTPPALLCLDAEIEIASPGGKRRLPLSDFYTGIGDNYRKLEKSELLTRVFLPQSTADYHGAYRKLRIRGSIDYPLAGVAVALRGNGHIEDARVAITAVNPAPVLVKGAREALEGKTLDEELAMHVGDLAARTAKPLTTSALTPEYRREMIRVFTKRTLLAAMRTAL